One Parcubacteria group bacterium genomic window carries:
- a CDS encoding peptidoglycan-binding protein has translation MTNKRVSLPIGLVLLGAALAVVLSFSVPKAGAVTIEELLLQIQQLQAQLVALQGGSSSPAATACTFTRSLYLGVSSGADVKCLQQYLNSAGYPVSSSGAGSVGNETMFFGSLTRSAVARWQAGNNVAPAVGYFGPISRAKYSALAGGVIPPPGPTPTAGGLSVSLSAMTPASRAHVVGAANMPFGRWTFTAGSGNVTVTSLKFTRSGISSDAEVSNAELYDVATGDYIAQYTGLGSGVLSFSNSSGVFTVNAGTSKEVEMRIKNSGSNNHTMAWGLNAAADVVSNATSVSGVFPATSNAMTFVSVTDPAIATLTSAVVTTGGSVNAGTTGYLSGSFTLVAANSAVYLDRIVLTQNGSSISGTDVTNVKLVTTGGQQLGSVLPNLSSDGKGTGARQDL, from the coding sequence ATGACAAATAAACGAGTTTCATTGCCTATTGGTCTCGTCCTCTTGGGCGCGGCATTGGCTGTGGTTCTTAGTTTTTCAGTGCCGAAGGCCGGCGCTGTAACCATAGAAGAGTTACTGCTCCAGATTCAGCAATTGCAAGCACAGCTTGTTGCGTTGCAAGGCGGATCTAGCTCGCCTGCTGCAACGGCTTGCACCTTCACCCGCTCGCTCTATCTTGGAGTTAGCAGTGGCGCAGATGTAAAATGTTTGCAACAGTATCTTAATAGCGCCGGTTATCCAGTATCTTCAAGCGGCGCCGGTTCAGTGGGTAACGAAACAATGTTTTTTGGTTCGTTGACTCGTTCAGCTGTTGCCAGGTGGCAAGCTGGAAATAACGTAGCCCCAGCCGTTGGTTACTTCGGCCCAATTTCACGGGCCAAGTATTCTGCATTAGCTGGTGGTGTTATACCGCCCCCCGGTCCTACGCCAACAGCCGGCGGTCTTAGCGTTAGTCTTTCAGCAATGACTCCGGCCTCAAGAGCCCATGTCGTTGGTGCGGCTAACATGCCGTTCGGCCGATGGACTTTCACTGCCGGTTCCGGCAATGTGACCGTTACCTCTTTGAAATTCACCCGCTCGGGCATTTCATCCGACGCGGAAGTTAGCAACGCCGAACTTTATGATGTGGCTACCGGCGATTATATCGCTCAATATACCGGCTTAGGTTCCGGCGTTTTGTCGTTCTCTAATTCATCCGGCGTGTTCACAGTTAACGCAGGCACAAGTAAGGAAGTTGAAATGCGCATCAAGAACTCCGGTTCTAATAACCACACGATGGCTTGGGGTTTGAACGCGGCGGCCGATGTGGTTTCAAACGCGACAAGCGTTTCTGGCGTATTTCCGGCAACTTCAAACGCGATGACCTTCGTTTCGGTTACCGACCCGGCGATTGCCACTTTGACCTCTGCTGTCGTTACAACCGGCGGCTCAGTTAACGCCGGCACCACAGGATATCTTTCCGGTTCATTCACTTTAGTGGCGGCAAATAGCGCTGTCTATCTTGATAGAATTGTTCTTACCCAGAACGGTTCATCTATTTCGGGCACCGACGTTACCAACGTTAAATTGGTAACCACCGGCGGCCAGCAGCTCGGCAGTGTTTTGCCAAACTTAAGCTCTGACGGCAAAGGCACGGGCGCGCGACAAGACCTATAA
- a CDS encoding O-antigen ligase family protein has protein sequence MLNVEYYLNRIIKYGLYAILLMPLAFWPKALFPFLTPKFILFQILVEIVFAAWLILRLLKSDFSRSPTSRSPEVGLSPFRRSLEGRQTPKSDFRNYLFLSLLGFLAVSFISALFGVDFSRSFWGIGARMTGLFAELHFFAWFLVLVSFFRMKSDFPRSPTSRSPEVGLQILKSDFNSYIDFSFFVALAVAATAFYQNLTWGLSLGYGIFNNPTFVAPYLIFHFFWGIYQTFMFSKSDLRSPTSRSPEVGLQVPRSDFKKWFFGAGALLLLFVIIFAQIRGAVLGLLVGIFALGIGLIFSDIFKRRFRVVLSAIYIFLIVGVAGFWYLRDNPAVLKFSPIKRVTGISLQETTVQTRFLAWQVAINGAKDKLLLGTGPENFNYLFNAHYNPKFLKFGGGGFGETWFDKPHNAFLEVLAETGIIGILAYILVWIAAGLSLYKLFKRNEKLLSIVLASAFLSYLVTVFFSFDSFGSWFGLFLFLAFLASQEVRLRGFLKSDFNIGNVQISRIANKYSQLASLAIAGGLLALLSANYGIWRANTADADALRTFPRNTERGIALFKKTLNYFTPYKSEYRLDLFMTVGNAIQVNYPMPNLEETINFVLAESDKMIVDHPKDAAYYTSLVKLYDILGEKGRDSQILEVARSYGEKSLELSPNRQETLFYLTKNSLLENNTKAAVAYAIKATEADPSINLSHWYYGLALIADGQQEKGVVEIKKAFELGYKPQNEIERNFIKQLGF, from the coding sequence ATGTTGAACGTTGAATATTACTTAAACAGAATAATAAAATACGGTCTTTACGCGATTTTGCTGATGCCATTGGCTTTCTGGCCGAAGGCGCTTTTTCCGTTTTTAACGCCAAAGTTTATTTTGTTTCAGATACTTGTTGAAATTGTTTTTGCCGCCTGGTTGATATTGCGATTATTGAAATCTGATTTTTCTCGAAGTCCGACCTCGAGATCCCCAGAGGTCGGACTTTCTCCCTTCAGGAGATCTCTCGAAGGGAGACAAACGCCGAAGTCGGACTTCAGGAATTATTTATTTTTATCGTTATTAGGATTTTTAGCCGTTTCATTTATTTCCGCGCTTTTTGGTGTTGATTTTTCAAGAAGTTTTTGGGGCATCGGCGCGCGGATGACCGGACTATTTGCCGAACTGCATTTTTTCGCTTGGTTTTTAGTTTTAGTAAGCTTTTTCCGAATGAAGTCCGACTTTCCCCGAAGTCCGACTTCGAGATCCCCAGAAGTCGGACTTCAAATTCTAAAGTCGGACTTCAACTCTTATATAGATTTTTCTTTTTTTGTTGCCTTAGCAGTAGCGGCAACGGCTTTCTATCAAAATCTTACGTGGGGACTATCGTTAGGTTATGGTATTTTTAATAATCCGACTTTTGTCGCACCTTATTTAATCTTTCATTTTTTTTGGGGCATTTATCAAACGTTTATGTTTTCGAAGTCCGACCTCCGAAGTCCGACTTCGAGATCCCCAGAAGTCGGACTTCAAGTACCGAGGTCGGACTTCAAGAAATGGTTTTTTGGCGCCGGCGCATTGCTTCTTTTGTTTGTAATTATATTCGCCCAAATCCGCGGCGCTGTTTTAGGTCTTCTCGTCGGAATTTTTGCCCTTGGCATCGGCCTGATTTTTAGCGATATCTTTAAGCGGCGCTTTAGAGTTGTTCTCTCGGCAATTTATATTTTTCTGATTGTCGGTGTTGCCGGCTTTTGGTATTTACGCGATAATCCGGCCGTTTTAAAATTCAGTCCGATAAAGCGCGTAACCGGCATCTCCCTGCAGGAAACCACTGTTCAAACTCGGTTTTTAGCTTGGCAAGTAGCCATCAATGGCGCTAAAGATAAATTGCTATTGGGCACGGGGCCGGAAAATTTCAATTATCTTTTTAACGCTCATTACAATCCCAAATTTCTGAAATTCGGCGGTGGGGGATTCGGCGAGACCTGGTTTGACAAGCCGCATAACGCGTTCTTGGAAGTTTTAGCTGAGACGGGGATTATAGGAATCCTGGCTTATATTTTAGTCTGGATCGCGGCCGGACTGTCTTTGTATAAACTTTTCAAGCGAAATGAAAAATTATTATCAATTGTACTGGCGAGCGCGTTTTTATCTTATCTTGTAACGGTATTTTTTTCGTTTGACAGCTTCGGTTCGTGGTTCGGATTGTTTTTATTTTTAGCGTTTCTTGCTTCGCAAGAAGTCCGACTTCGGGGATTTTTGAAGTCGGACTTCAATATTGGAAACGTGCAAATATCGCGAATTGCTAATAAATATTCGCAATTAGCATCATTGGCAATAGCCGGGGGTTTACTAGCATTATTATCCGCAAATTATGGAATATGGCGAGCCAATACTGCCGATGCCGACGCTTTGCGTACTTTTCCAAGAAACACGGAACGGGGGATTGCCTTGTTTAAAAAAACGCTAAACTATTTTACGCCTTATAAATCGGAATACAGACTTGATTTATTTATGACCGTTGGCAATGCCATACAAGTCAATTATCCGATGCCCAATCTGGAAGAAACTATAAATTTTGTCTTGGCCGAATCGGATAAAATGATTGTTGATCATCCAAAAGATGCGGCTTATTATACCAGTCTGGTAAAACTTTACGATATTTTGGGAGAAAAAGGCCGCGATTCCCAGATTCTTGAAGTGGCGCGATCTTATGGCGAAAAATCTTTGGAATTAAGTCCAAATCGCCAGGAAACTTTATTTTATTTAACTAAAAATTCATTGCTTGAAAATAATACCAAGGCGGCTGTCGCTTATGCGATTAAAGCAACTGAAGCCGACCCATCAATTAACTTAAGTCATTGGTATTATGGGTTGGCTTTGATTGCGGATGGCCAACAAGAAAAAGGAGTGGTTGAAATTAAAAAAGCTTTTGAATTGGGCTACAAACCGCAAAATGAGATAGAAAGAAATTTTATTAAGCAATTAGGATTTTAA
- a CDS encoding glycosyltransferase, whose product MKKLLFIITKSEMGGAQRFLYELTTHLDVQKYDILVAAGGHGELLEKLAAAPKEGARSDSETRREPRPDSSGREKNIKTAKIRNFSNIFGIKNILAFAEIFGLIRKFKPDILYLLSSEAGFSGSIAGNFYRMLFWQGKPKIIYRIGGWAFKEPRNIIFKKLYLWAEKISAPFKDIIIVNSEFDRQLAIKNKIAKPEKIITIYNSLNVDELKFFSRDKARQFLFRQTHPTTESLIGTVANFYKNKGLEFLVLAAKKLKDEKIDRHFMIIGDGPERQKIEKLIQKNELENMFYLAGSIPDAYKYLKAFDLFVLPSVKEGQPWAILEAMAAEIPIVATNIAGIAEMIENEKSGLLVEPADSDALAAAIEKILTHPSLAQECVKNTSTIVKEKFGIEEMLRKNEELF is encoded by the coding sequence ATGAAAAAATTACTATTTATTATAACTAAATCGGAAATGGGTGGCGCCCAGAGGTTTCTCTATGAACTTACAACGCATTTAGACGTCCAAAAGTACGATATTTTGGTTGCTGCCGGCGGTCATGGAGAACTACTGGAAAAGCTGGCCGCCGCCCCTAAAGAGGGCGCCCGCTCCGACTCGGAGACGAGGCGAGAGCCTCGCCCAGATTCATCTGGACGGGAAAAGAACATAAAAACGGCTAAAATCAGGAATTTTTCAAATATTTTCGGCATAAAAAATATTCTCGCTTTCGCGGAAATTTTCGGGTTAATCAGAAAATTTAAGCCCGACATTCTTTATCTCTTAAGTTCGGAGGCTGGCTTTTCCGGTTCTATTGCCGGAAATTTTTATCGCATGCTATTTTGGCAGGGAAAACCGAAAATAATTTATCGTATCGGCGGTTGGGCGTTTAAAGAACCGCGCAATATTATATTTAAAAAATTATACCTTTGGGCAGAAAAGATATCCGCTCCATTTAAAGATATTATCATTGTAAATTCAGAATTTGACCGGCAACTAGCGATAAAAAATAAAATCGCCAAACCAGAAAAAATAATAACAATTTATAATAGCTTAAACGTTGATGAACTAAAATTTTTCTCTAGAGATAAAGCGCGTCAATTTTTATTCCGACAAACTCACCCAACAACAGAATCCCTGATCGGCACAGTTGCCAACTTCTACAAAAATAAAGGTCTGGAATTTTTGGTTCTTGCCGCCAAAAAATTAAAAGATGAAAAAATTGACCGCCATTTTATGATTATCGGCGATGGTCCGGAGCGACAAAAAATTGAAAAATTGATACAAAAAAACGAACTTGAAAACATGTTTTATCTTGCCGGTTCAATTCCCGACGCATATAAATATTTAAAAGCATTCGATTTGTTTGTTCTTCCCTCGGTAAAAGAAGGCCAGCCATGGGCAATTTTAGAAGCTATGGCCGCCGAGATACCTATTGTGGCAACCAATATCGCTGGTATTGCTGAAATGATTGAAAACGAAAAATCAGGACTCTTAGTTGAGCCGGCTGATTCCGATGCTTTGGCGGCGGCAATAGAAAAAATATTAACCCACCCGAGCTTGGCGCAAGAATGCGTTAAGAATACCTCTACTATTGTTAAAGAAAAATTTGGGATTGAAGAAATGCTCCGCAAAAACGAAGAGCTGTTTTAA
- a CDS encoding glycosyltransferase family 4 protein: MIKTTKKLILIITPHIKGGPWQWGADLVSEINKAEKEFCAKQIYLVKDKLLSPFRWNIKLIHTTNPLAFSFLMRPLILTIHGKIHGSFWKFFYWLGYHRASIVTVPSEFLKNSLNIKNAIVIPNAIDISNFIEVKLEERDYFNILTVTKLWFPDKARGLFELARIIFNLARDFDKRINWRIIGYGPLLEDIKKSVASLERPKNLSVQWFGQDIPKKYFSDSDIFAYFSYEDNMPIALMEAMASGLPVVTNKVGAVDEIIDSNSDGFIAKDSQDYQNILLKLMNSFTLRQGIGLAARQKIKIQFSWGVVLPKWIELYKKVMK, from the coding sequence TTGATAAAAACTACAAAAAAATTAATTTTAATAATCACACCTCATATTAAAGGCGGGCCGTGGCAGTGGGGCGCCGATTTAGTGAGTGAAATTAATAAGGCCGAAAAAGAATTTTGCGCCAAACAGATTTATTTGGTTAAAGATAAATTACTCAGCCCTTTCAGGTGGAATATCAAACTAATACATACAACGAATCCGTTGGCTTTTTCGTTTTTGATGCGGCCTCTAATCTTAACGATTCACGGTAAAATTCATGGAAGTTTTTGGAAATTTTTTTATTGGCTTGGTTATCATCGCGCCTCAATCGTGACGGTGCCTTCGGAGTTTTTAAAAAACTCACTTAATATTAAAAATGCCATAGTTATACCAAACGCTATTGATATTTCAAATTTTATTGAAGTTAAATTGGAGGAACGGGATTATTTTAATATTTTAACCGTCACTAAACTGTGGTTTCCCGATAAAGCCAGGGGATTGTTTGAACTGGCAAGAATTATTTTTAATTTAGCCAGAGATTTCGATAAAAGAATAAATTGGCGGATTATCGGTTATGGGCCGCTTTTAGAAGATATTAAGAAATCAGTTGCGTCACTTGAGCGGCCAAAAAATTTAAGCGTCCAATGGTTCGGCCAAGACATTCCTAAAAAATATTTTTCCGATTCAGATATATTCGCCTATTTTTCTTATGAAGATAATATGCCGATTGCGTTAATGGAAGCCATGGCATCCGGCCTTCCGGTAGTAACAAATAAGGTCGGCGCGGTTGATGAAATAATTGATTCTAATAGTGATGGCTTTATAGCTAAAGACAGCCAGGATTATCAAAATATATTATTAAAATTAATGAACAGTTTTACTTTAAGGCAGGGTATCGGCTTAGCAGCAAGGCAAAAGATTAAAATTCAATTTAGTTGGGGAGTTGTTTTGCCTAAGTGGATTGAATTATATAAAAAAGTAATGAAGTAA
- a CDS encoding GIY-YIG nuclease family protein, with protein MHYVYILQSEKNGDICIGCTNDLKKRFIMHNSGKVVSTKNKQPLKLIHYKSFIDKHDAFTREQWLKTGWGRNRIRKMLSNYFKNLGR; from the coding sequence ATGCATTACGTTTATATTTTACAAAGCGAAAAAAACGGTGATATATGTATCGGTTGTACCAACGACCTTAAAAAGCGTTTTATTATGCACAACTCGGGAAAAGTGGTGTCTACTAAAAATAAGCAACCTTTAAAATTGATTCATTATAAATCATTTATCGATAAACATGACGCTTTTACTAGAGAACAATGGCTAAAAACCGGTTGGGGTCGTAATCGGATTAGAAAAATGTTATCTAATTATTTCAAAAATTTAGGTAGATAA
- a CDS encoding DUF2334 domain-containing protein, with protein sequence MARIFFRLDDIAPNMNWDNFNSLVAIFKKYSVRPLILIIPDNKDAGLLKYPARGDFWQTVKELVNDGWSFGQHGYQHLYKIKEGGILNINKKSEFAGVGYKEQSKIIAEGRGIMQINGLSPEIFSAPGHSFDKNTILALKENGFKYLSDGIALYPFKKWELRWLPQIMWRPRKILFGMATVALHPNTMLPEDLNNLEKFIKENRERVGNFEELIKWKAGFNAPVILIANRIFKIFWYLMFYFKFKIVKY encoded by the coding sequence ATGGCAAGAATTTTTTTTAGATTAGACGATATAGCACCCAATATGAATTGGGATAACTTTAATTCTCTTGTCGCGATATTTAAAAAATATAGCGTGAGGCCACTGATTTTGATAATTCCGGATAACAAAGACGCGGGGCTGTTAAAATATCCGGCCAGAGGAGATTTTTGGCAAACGGTAAAAGAATTGGTAAATGACGGCTGGTCTTTTGGTCAACACGGCTATCAGCATCTTTATAAAATCAAAGAGGGGGGGATTTTAAATATCAACAAAAAAAGCGAATTTGCCGGAGTTGGTTATAAAGAACAGAGTAAAATAATTGCCGAAGGGAGGGGCATAATGCAAATCAATGGCTTAAGCCCGGAAATTTTTTCCGCCCCCGGCCATTCTTTTGATAAAAACACTATTTTAGCGCTTAAAGAAAATGGTTTTAAATATTTAAGCGATGGTATCGCGCTTTATCCATTCAAAAAGTGGGAGTTGAGATGGCTGCCGCAAATAATGTGGCGGCCGAGAAAAATTTTATTTGGCATGGCGACAGTTGCGCTCCATCCCAATACTATGTTGCCGGAAGATTTAAATAATTTGGAAAAATTTATTAAAGAAAACCGCGAACGAGTCGGTAATTTTGAAGAATTAATAAAATGGAAAGCGGGATTTAACGCGCCGGTTATCTTAATTGCCAATCGAATTTTTAAAATTTTTTGGTATTTGATGTTTTATTTTAAATTCAAAATAGTAAAATACTAA
- a CDS encoding class I SAM-dependent methyltransferase, translated as MAYQDKNFKYINATAYDKRGDLSILENYVLGLWQPFLKKKISELSNGKIVIDWGCGTGEYALAAEMAKKIYCIDISNVMLANAREKLKSFNNVEFIHGSGFKDEIPGGIGELVLTIGVWEYVDPIKLFKEIKRLTERGGLVLVVFPNIYNDLNWVRSIVKLKKVALRPGFIKNLFRSDFTLVESASFGNVSFTPKRMQFLALPVWKFCDWLWRPFQKFLPLGINVYYLFERK; from the coding sequence ATGGCTTACCAAGATAAAAATTTTAAATATATTAACGCGACTGCTTATGATAAGCGGGGAGATTTATCGATTTTAGAAAATTATGTTCTGGGACTTTGGCAGCCGTTTTTAAAGAAAAAAATTAGCGAGTTGAGCAACGGCAAGATTGTTATTGATTGGGGCTGCGGTACAGGCGAATACGCTTTGGCGGCCGAAATGGCTAAAAAGATTTATTGTATAGACATTTCTAATGTTATGCTGGCGAACGCTAGAGAAAAACTAAAATCTTTTAATAATGTTGAGTTCATCCACGGTTCCGGGTTTAAGGATGAAATCCCCGGCGGCATTGGAGAATTAGTTTTAACGATTGGCGTATGGGAGTATGTTGATCCGATAAAACTTTTTAAAGAGATTAAAAGATTAACCGAGCGAGGAGGTTTGGTATTAGTGGTTTTTCCGAATATTTACAATGACTTAAATTGGGTAAGAAGTATTGTTAAACTAAAAAAAGTCGCTCTTCGGCCAGGTTTTATAAAAAATCTTTTTAGAAGTGATTTTACGCTGGTTGAATCGGCAAGTTTTGGAAATGTTTCTTTTACGCCAAAGCGAATGCAGTTTTTAGCCCTGCCCGTATGGAAATTCTGCGACTGGTTATGGAGGCCGTTCCAAAAATTCCTGCCGCTTGGAATTAATGTTTATTATTTATTCGAACGCAAATGA
- a CDS encoding glycosyltransferase family 4 protein — protein sequence MNVCFVGKHKYPKDIFSNELDMKTWRSLGAYFDRLFVIAESPDLFFRKAREKNISVYLLPRLGYLGFIKQSVFLGLYLNWHYGVDVFDASEVAGGGATVSVLKFFTGKPTVIEVQGEIFRKVKRENLKSWLLKKIGRYVMRKAARVRVISQAIYNQVLEQGIPESKIRLVSLRVDLNLFNPLSMSDIDSFGDKVGITKIGYLGRLVDGKGLEDLFKVIAILKSQDLKFNCLIFGTGPLEAKLKKMADDLEIADKIEWRGFVPYGKVPEALMQIDIFVYPSWHEGFGRSIMEALAMEKAVVATRVGGIPDLVKDGENGFLVESHNSSALAQKIKELIENKELREKFGKAGREHVSKNYEWNDGIKKFAQLFLELK from the coding sequence ATGAACGTTTGTTTTGTAGGAAAACATAAATATCCTAAAGATATTTTTTCTAACGAACTGGATATGAAAACCTGGCGATCTTTGGGCGCTTACTTTGACAGGCTTTTTGTGATCGCTGAATCGCCGGATTTATTTTTTCGTAAAGCCCGCGAAAAAAATATTTCGGTATATCTTTTGCCGCGTCTTGGCTACCTAGGTTTTATTAAGCAATCGGTATTTTTGGGACTTTACTTAAATTGGCATTATGGCGTAGACGTTTTTGACGCCTCGGAAGTCGCCGGCGGAGGCGCCACTGTTTCGGTGTTAAAATTTTTTACCGGAAAACCGACAGTAATTGAAGTTCAAGGCGAAATTTTTCGTAAAGTCAAAAGAGAAAATCTAAAAAGCTGGCTTCTTAAAAAAATTGGTCGCTATGTCATGAGAAAAGCGGCGCGAGTGCGGGTTATAAGCCAAGCAATATACAATCAGGTTTTGGAACAGGGAATTCCGGAATCAAAAATCCGCCTCGTCTCTCTCCGCGTTGATCTCAACCTTTTCAACCCATTATCGATGTCGGACATCGATAGTTTTGGGGATAAAGTGGGGATAACTAAGATAGGGTATTTAGGGAGGTTAGTGGATGGGAAAGGATTGGAGGATTTATTTAAAGTAATCGCGATTTTAAAATCACAAGATTTAAAGTTTAATTGTTTAATTTTTGGAACGGGGCCGCTGGAAGCAAAACTAAAAAAAATGGCCGACGATTTAGAAATTGCCGATAAAATAGAATGGCGGGGGTTTGTGCCGTATGGCAAAGTGCCGGAAGCGCTGATGCAAATAGATATTTTTGTTTATCCGTCGTGGCACGAGGGTTTTGGCCGTTCTATTATGGAAGCGCTGGCTATGGAAAAAGCGGTTGTGGCAACGCGGGTCGGCGGTATTCCGGATTTGGTAAAAGACGGAGAAAACGGATTTTTGGTTGAATCGCATAATTCTTCTGCGTTGGCGCAAAAAATAAAAGAATTAATAGAAAATAAAGAATTAAGAGAAAAATTCGGTAAAGCGGGAAGAGAGCATGTTAGTAAAAATTATGAGTGGAACGACGGCATAAAAAAATTCGCTCAGCTCTTCTTAGAGCTTAAATAA
- a CDS encoding glycosyltransferase family 4 protein — protein sequence MRIARIIEYFPPHIGGMERHGLILSQEQVKLGHEVDIFIGYSDNLKSDLRSPTLRSPEVGLQIPKSDFEIYKAPLGFLPIYSRIRRFWFNIWAYFTFKKHHSKNPYNIIHLHGDFIEAFFGGKLAKKLGIPAVITIHAGLNKKFLKPKNANYFKNISKIICVSEEIASDLKNIGVSENKLTVISSGIYLDEFNNKNSETIDLKSKYSKPIIISVGVLRINKGFNHLIDAFKEVLKIFNSATLLIIGDGLEKNNLMKQAQGFGQIKFLSRQDHNKVIEYLKVADIFALASVSTEGDREGTPTSIMEAMAAGLPIVATKVGGNPYLIKESENGLLVEEKNNEALAEAMIKLIRDENLRQKMSDRNLEDIKQKDWPLIAKQITDVYSKIKN from the coding sequence ATGCGTATAGCAAGAATAATTGAATATTTTCCGCCTCACATCGGAGGGATGGAGCGGCACGGGTTAATCCTTTCGCAAGAACAGGTTAAATTAGGTCATGAAGTTGATATCTTCATTGGTTACAGTGATAATCTGAAGTCCGACTTACGAAGTCCGACTTTGAGATCCCCAGAAGTCGGACTTCAAATACCGAAGTCGGACTTCGAAATCTACAAAGCGCCGCTCGGTTTTCTGCCGATTTATAGCCGGATACGGCGTTTTTGGTTTAATATATGGGCATATTTTACCTTTAAAAAACACCATAGTAAAAATCCTTACAATATAATTCATCTGCACGGCGATTTTATTGAAGCGTTTTTTGGCGGGAAACTTGCTAAAAAATTAGGCATTCCGGCGGTGATAACCATACATGCTGGTTTAAATAAGAAGTTTTTAAAACCAAAAAATGCGAATTATTTTAAAAATATCAGTAAGATAATCTGTGTCAGCGAAGAAATCGCCAGTGATTTAAAGAACATTGGCGTTTCGGAAAATAAACTGACTGTAATTTCAAGCGGAATTTATTTGGATGAATTTAATAATAAAAACAGCGAAACCATCGATTTAAAAAGCAAATATTCCAAACCGATTATAATTTCCGTCGGCGTCTTGAGAATTAATAAGGGTTTTAATCATTTAATCGATGCTTTCAAGGAAGTTTTAAAAATATTCAATTCGGCTACGCTTTTGATAATCGGCGACGGCCTGGAAAAAAATAATCTGATGAAACAAGCGCAAGGATTTGGCCAAATTAAATTTTTGAGCAGACAAGACCATAATAAAGTTATAGAATATCTTAAGGTCGCCGATATTTTCGCACTGGCATCGGTTTCAACCGAGGGCGATCGCGAGGGTACCCCGACATCAATAATGGAGGCGATGGCGGCGGGGCTGCCGATTGTTGCCACAAAAGTCGGCGGTAATCCGTATTTAATAAAAGAAAGTGAAAACGGATTATTGGTTGAAGAAAAAAATAATGAGGCGTTGGCCGAAGCTATGATAAAATTAATAAGAGATGAGAATTTAAGGCAAAAAATGAGTGACAGAAACTTGGAAGATATTAAACAAAAGGATTGGCCGCTTATAGCAAAACAAATTACTGATGTTTATTCCAAAATTAAAAATTAA